One stretch of Glycine soja cultivar W05 chromosome 7, ASM419377v2, whole genome shotgun sequence DNA includes these proteins:
- the LOC114420062 gene encoding uncharacterized protein LOC114420062, translating to MLNWHKHSHRALLHLKTSAPRSQHQHHPLIKFCSTISDSFTVSYLITRFGFSPETALSISRKFRLDSPHRPDSVLAFLATHGFSPFQIRQVIQGQHTILLCDPNNLILPKFQFLRSKGASTSHIIRIATASPTFLSRSLDSHIVPAYQFLRTFLVSDELIIRCLSRDSSVFFSDDPRFPLTAEFLLDNGFTRSAVARLLHMCPSVLCSRDLPDTVHALKQLGFDTSAPNFSAALVAKSTVNKTNWGESVRVFKKWGWSQEHVLMAFKKHPSCMLTEPDEIDAVFSYWVKELGGSSLELVKYPVIFRLSLKKWIAPRASVVRFLAAQGLLERSGNMVTLFIMSEKRFLDTFVKRYEKHSSQLLKMYKESVNMNVANSKENKKKTCL from the coding sequence ATGTTGAATTGGCACAAGCACAGTCACAGAGCCCTTCTCCATCTGAAGACCTCGGCACCAAgatctcaacatcaacatcatcctcTTATCAAATTCTGCAGCACCATTTCGGACTCCTTCACAGTCTCCTACCTCATCACCCGCTTCGGCTTCTCCCCAGAGACCGCCCTCAGCATCTCCCGCAAGTTCCGCCTCGACAGCCCCCACAGGCCCGACTCCGTTCTCGCCTTCTTGGCCACCCACGGCTTCTCTCCTTTCCAAATCCGCCAAGTCATCCAAGGCCAACACACCATCCTCCTCTGCGACCCCAACAACCTCATCCTCCCCAAATTCCAGTTCCTCCGCTCCAAAGGCGCCTCCACCTCCCACATCATCCGCATCGCCACCGCTTCCCCCACCTTCCTCTCCCGCTCCCTCGACAGCCACATCGTCCCCGCCTACCAATTCCTCCGAACCTTCCTCGTCTCCGACGAACTCATCATCCGATGTCTCAGCCGCGACTCCTCCGTCTTTTTCTCCGACGACCCCCGCTTCCCTCTTACCGCCGAATTCCTCCTCGATAACGGCTTCACGCGTTCCGCCGTTGCCAGGCTGCTGCACATGTGTCCCTCTGTTCTCTGCTCACGTGACTTACCCGACACGGTGCATGCACTCAAGCAATTAGGGTTTGATACCTCCGCCCCCAATTTCAGTGCTGCGTTGGTCGCGAAAAGCACAGTGAATAAAACCAACTGGGGTGAGTCGGTTAGGGTTTTCAAGAAGTGGGGTTGGTCCCAGGAACACGTTCTTATGGCGTTTAAGAAGCATCCTTCTTGTATGCTGACGGAACCTGATGAGATAGATGCTGTGTTCAGTTATTGGGTTAAGGAGTTAGGTGGGAGTTCTTTGGAGCTTGTCAAGTATCCTGTTATTTTTCGGTTGAGCCTTAAGAAGTGGATTGCTCCCAGGGCTTCCGTCGTTCGGTTTCTTGCAGCGCAAGGTCTATTGGAAAGGAGTGGCAACATGGTCACGCTGTTTATTATGTCTGAGAAAAGATTCCTGGACACGTTTGTGAAACGTTATGAGAAGCATTCGTCTCAGTTGTTGAAGATGTATAAGGaaagtgtgaatatgaatgTTGCCAATAGCAAGGAGAACAAGAAGAAAACTTGCTTGTAG